From the genome of Hymenobacter cellulosilyticus, one region includes:
- a CDS encoding TonB-dependent receptor plug domain-containing protein — MANVTSSSQPLYVVDGIPVYNMDAKPENWTGLYRFINETQYAPVKEPVPFSPMGNPLLDLPVADIDQVEVLKGAAATAQYGIQGTNGVIRISTRRGADGLALAQPLRVRYAGWGGLQQVRQRYDLLDARQYAELANEAARNDGNSPPYSAAELNNLSGVDWQDKAFRVAGMQSHNLSVDGLTAHGTRYYVAADYLRQGGVLINSQLSRYSLRANVEQQLGRKLTVSAKVAGSQLDQKQPGFQSDASSTLATLLQARPILPPPSTNPYYTFNPMRDLEEVYFQPRTRRLLAQLRLSYQVTPALSLRAYASREQAKLAGNFHVKPTTVPDGTVIGYEQSADSETKTAVYGSELSYQQTLGDRHGLSASLHYQQQQYERSQNQERRTTYAYLNNPASIGTAYIRTEMETEPLRNATAAVAYVYDKRYELRASMRSDFILATDDSKEIHRWFPGAELRWHLGQEAFLADVASLSALSLQAGAGRTRSFYSFDQTDQVDAGLHLGMLHDKLTLDAQVYRRRTEDAQATLTTVFFGTNGPITSYYSPQIELRNQGVELTLGGSWQLGQFRGLSTVAVAANKNEVTEIRFGTYSIDKVNELEKGQSVSRFFVFEQQGTYPASSPEAGRVRFRDRNNNGQFDYGDGQYQGSGLPRRTLNLYQQLHWQRWQLEAQLDGLFGYQILNTTLVGLDRPTGNSNASVRALDYWTPNNQNTSVPKPGRAASYGPFSDQDLASGNHVRLSQLMLSYEVLNTEARRLSVWVGGQNLFVTGSYRGFDPNVSSGGASPLLAGQDASVYPVARVWQLGVRGQF, encoded by the coding sequence GTGGCCAACGTGACCAGCAGCAGTCAGCCCTTGTATGTAGTCGACGGCATTCCGGTTTATAATATGGATGCCAAGCCTGAAAACTGGACCGGCTTGTACCGCTTTATCAACGAGACGCAGTACGCGCCGGTGAAAGAGCCGGTGCCTTTCTCCCCGATGGGCAACCCGCTGCTCGATTTGCCGGTGGCCGACATCGACCAAGTGGAAGTGCTGAAAGGAGCCGCCGCTACGGCGCAGTATGGTATTCAGGGCACCAACGGGGTTATTCGTATCAGTACCCGCCGCGGCGCCGACGGCCTCGCGCTGGCCCAACCGCTGCGGGTGCGCTACGCTGGCTGGGGCGGCTTGCAGCAAGTACGCCAGCGCTACGACCTGCTCGATGCCCGCCAGTACGCCGAACTGGCCAATGAGGCCGCCCGCAACGACGGGAACAGCCCTCCTTACTCAGCAGCCGAGCTCAACAACCTGTCCGGCGTCGACTGGCAGGACAAGGCCTTCCGGGTGGCGGGCATGCAAAGCCACAACCTGAGTGTGGATGGGCTCACCGCGCATGGCACGCGCTACTACGTGGCCGCCGATTACCTGCGGCAAGGTGGGGTACTGATCAACTCCCAGCTAAGCCGCTACAGCCTGCGGGCCAACGTCGAGCAGCAGCTGGGCCGCAAGCTGACGGTCAGCGCCAAAGTAGCCGGCAGCCAGCTGGATCAGAAGCAGCCGGGCTTCCAGTCGGATGCCAGTAGTACGCTGGCCACCCTGCTCCAGGCCCGGCCCATTCTGCCTCCGCCTTCAACCAACCCGTATTACACCTTTAACCCAATGCGGGATCTGGAGGAAGTATACTTCCAGCCGCGCACCCGCCGCCTGCTGGCCCAGCTGCGGCTTAGCTACCAAGTTACCCCCGCGCTCAGCCTGCGGGCCTATGCCAGCCGCGAACAGGCCAAGCTGGCGGGCAATTTCCACGTAAAGCCCACCACCGTACCCGATGGCACCGTCATTGGCTACGAGCAGAGCGCCGATTCGGAAACCAAAACCGCTGTGTATGGCTCAGAGCTCAGCTACCAACAGACGCTGGGCGACCGGCATGGCCTTAGCGCCAGTCTGCACTACCAGCAGCAGCAGTACGAGCGCAGCCAAAATCAGGAACGCCGGACTACCTACGCCTATCTAAACAACCCAGCCAGCATAGGTACAGCCTATATTCGGACGGAGATGGAAACCGAGCCGCTGCGCAACGCCACGGCGGCTGTAGCTTACGTGTACGACAAACGGTACGAGCTGCGGGCTTCCATGCGGTCCGATTTTATACTGGCCACCGATGACAGCAAAGAGATTCACCGCTGGTTTCCAGGGGCCGAGCTACGCTGGCATCTGGGTCAGGAGGCTTTCTTGGCCGATGTGGCCAGCCTTAGTGCCCTCTCCCTACAGGCCGGGGCCGGCCGCACCCGTAGCTTCTACTCCTTTGATCAAACCGACCAGGTGGATGCCGGCCTGCACCTGGGCATGCTGCACGACAAGCTGACCCTCGACGCGCAGGTATACCGTCGCCGGACGGAGGATGCCCAAGCCACGCTCACGACGGTATTCTTCGGCACCAATGGCCCCATCACGTCTTATTACTCGCCTCAAATTGAACTCCGGAACCAGGGTGTGGAGCTGACGCTGGGTGGTTCCTGGCAGCTTGGTCAGTTCCGGGGCCTGAGCACCGTAGCCGTGGCGGCCAACAAGAACGAAGTAACGGAAATACGCTTCGGCACCTACTCCATCGACAAAGTGAACGAGCTCGAGAAAGGCCAGTCCGTGAGCCGCTTCTTCGTATTTGAGCAGCAAGGCACTTACCCCGCCAGTTCGCCCGAAGCTGGCCGGGTCCGCTTCCGCGACCGGAACAACAACGGGCAGTTCGACTACGGCGACGGCCAGTATCAGGGCAGCGGGTTGCCCCGCCGCACGCTCAACCTGTACCAGCAGCTGCACTGGCAGCGCTGGCAGCTCGAAGCCCAACTCGATGGCCTGTTCGGGTATCAGATCCTCAACACCACGCTCGTCGGGCTCGACCGGCCCACGGGCAATAGTAACGCTTCGGTCCGGGCCTTAGACTACTGGACTCCCAACAACCAGAATACTTCCGTGCCCAAGCCTGGGCGCGCGGCCTCCTATGGGCCATTCAGCGACCAGGACCTGGCTAGCGGCAACCACGTCCGCCTGTCGCAGCTCATGCTTAGCTATGAAGTACTTAATACGGAAGCCCGGCGCCTGAGTGTATGGGTGGGCGGGCAGAACCTGTTTGTTACGGGCTCCTACCGCGGCTTCGACCCCAACGTGAGCAGCGGCGGCGCCTCTCCTCTGCTAGCCGGCCAGGATGCCAGCGTGTATCCCGTAGCCCGGGTGTGGCAGCTAGGTGTGCGCGGGCAGTTCTAG
- the pheS gene encoding phenylalanine--tRNA ligase subunit alpha: protein MQDQINRLRAEIEAYDLSAPDQLEQFRIAFTGRKGQLADLFDLLKTVPQEQRRAVGQELNQLKQLALDKFAQRQQELEAATQNAPADPTFDYTLPVVPNALGTRHPLSLVREEMVRIFSRIGFNVAEGPEIEDDWHNFTALNFPENHPARDMQDTFFVTRNPSDPTHDALLRTHTSTVQVRVMESQKPPIRSIMPGRVYRNEAISARAHMMFHQVEGIFIDEGVSFADLKQTVYYFVQEMFGADINIRFRPSFFPFTEPSAEIDITCLICKGTGCNICKQSGWVEIGGCGMVDPNVLEQSGIDAEKYSGYAWGMGIERITMLKYQIKDLRLFTENDLRFLRQFEGVQ, encoded by the coding sequence ATGCAGGACCAAATCAACCGCCTCCGCGCCGAAATCGAAGCTTACGACCTCTCCGCTCCCGACCAGCTGGAGCAGTTCCGCATTGCCTTCACCGGGCGCAAAGGGCAACTGGCCGATTTGTTCGACCTTCTCAAAACTGTGCCGCAGGAGCAGCGCCGGGCCGTGGGTCAGGAGCTCAACCAGCTCAAACAGCTGGCCCTCGACAAGTTTGCCCAGCGCCAGCAGGAGCTCGAAGCCGCCACCCAGAACGCTCCCGCCGACCCAACGTTCGACTACACCTTGCCCGTGGTGCCCAACGCCCTGGGCACCCGCCACCCGCTGAGCTTGGTGCGCGAGGAAATGGTGCGCATCTTCTCCCGTATCGGGTTTAACGTAGCCGAAGGGCCCGAAATCGAGGACGACTGGCACAACTTCACGGCCCTCAACTTCCCCGAAAACCACCCGGCCCGCGACATGCAGGACACGTTCTTCGTGACCCGCAACCCCAGTGACCCGACGCACGACGCGCTGCTGCGCACCCACACCAGCACGGTGCAAGTGCGGGTGATGGAAAGCCAGAAGCCACCTATCCGCAGCATTATGCCGGGGCGGGTGTACCGCAACGAGGCCATTTCGGCCCGGGCCCACATGATGTTCCATCAGGTAGAGGGCATTTTCATTGACGAAGGCGTCAGCTTTGCCGACCTAAAGCAGACGGTGTATTACTTCGTGCAGGAAATGTTCGGGGCCGACATTAACATCCGCTTCCGGCCCTCCTTCTTCCCGTTCACCGAGCCCAGCGCCGAAATCGACATTACCTGCCTAATCTGCAAAGGCACGGGCTGCAACATCTGCAAGCAATCCGGCTGGGTGGAAATCGGGGGCTGCGGCATGGTCGACCCCAACGTGCTGGAGCAGTCCGGCATTGACGCGGAGAAATACTCGGGCTACGCCTGGGGTATGGGCATTGAGCGAATCACCATGCTCAAGTACCAGATTAAGGACCTGCGCCTGTTCACAGAAAACGACCTGCGCTTTCTACGGCAGTTTGAAGGCGTACAATAA